In Solirubrobacterales bacterium, the DNA window CCGCCCCGATGATCGCGGTGCCGAGCGAAGCGCCGAGATTCTGGGCAGTGCCCTGAAGGCCGCCCGCCTCGCTGGTCTGATCCGGCGAAACCGAGGACATGATCACGTTGCCGAGCTGCGATGCGAGCAGCCCGGCCCCGGCTCCCATCAACGCCAGGGCCAGTTTGAATCCGGTTTCGTTCAGTTCCACGTCCAGAGTGGCGAGCATCACGAGCGCCCCGAGGCTGACCGCAACCAGCCCGACCCGGGCAACCACCCGGGGTGACCGCCGGGCCGCGAACCGCGGGCCGAGCATCGCGAAAAGGAGCATCGCCACCGACAGCGGCAGCAGGCGCTTGCCGGTCTCGAAGGCGTTGAGCCCGAGGACCACCTGGAGGTAGACCGGGATCACGAAGAAGGTGCCCATCAGGACCAGCTGCTGACCGACCAGAGTCGAGAGCCCGGCTCTGAGGTGCGGGATCCGCAGCAGGGTGGGATCGAGCAGTTCGTCGCGGCCGAGTCGACGTCGCCGTTGTTCCCAGGTGACGAAGCCGGCAAGCAGCGCCAGCCCGCCGAGGATCAGGAACGGAACCACCGAGAACCCGAGCGGCGTGATCTCGGTTCCGTTGATCGTCAGCGGGTCACGGGACTGAACGAAGCCCCAGACGCTGCTGCGGAGGATCGCCAGCACGATCACCCCGAGACCGGCCGAGGAGAGCAGCACCCCGACCAGATCGAGCCGAGGCCGCCGCTCGGCCGCGGGGGCCTGTGCCAGTTGCCGGCGGAGCAGCAGGATCACGATCACGACCACCGTCTCACCGGCAAACACGTAGCGCCAGGTGAACTCGGTGGTCACCCAGCCGCCGATCAGCGGGCCGGCGGCAACCGCGACCGCGGCGACCGCGCCCAGCAGGGCGTAGGCGATCGCCCGGTCCCGGCCCTCGTAGCTGGCGGCAGTCAGTGCCGCGATCGCCGGGACCACCAGCACCGCCCCGAACCCCTCGATTCCGGACCAGCCGACCAGGAGGACGGCGAGGTCCGGGCTGAGCGCCGTGGTCAGTGAACCGGCCCCGTAGATCGCCAGGCCGATTGCGAAGGCCCGGTTGCGACCGAGGATGTCACCGAGCTTGGCGCCGAGCAGCATGAAGGCCGCCATCACCAGGGTGTACAGCGTGATCGCCGTCTGCACCCCCTGGATCGTCGTGTCGAGGTCGGCGACGATCTGGGAGATCGAGACGTTCATCACGCTCGAATCGAGCACCATGATGAACTGGGCCGAGGCCAGAATGATCATCGGAAGCCACTTGCGCATGCCTGCCAGAATCTAGCGCCCGGGGCACCCTGAAAACGGAAGCCCGGTGAGAACCGGGGCTGACCGTGACGTCAGCGGGTGAGCGAGGAGGCCGACTCGCGACTCTTGCGCCGACTGCGCGGATACGGGTCGAGCTCCACCGGGGCGGTGGCGATCGCCTGGGCGCGGACATCGCTCCAGGAAAGGCCTTCACGGACCAGGGCCGGAACGCCTAGGGCAGCCGCGGTCGCCATCTCGACCGCCTGCAGGATCACCCCGTAGGCGAAGGCGTCGGCCGTGGAGATACCCCAGCCCTTGTGGAGCACGGCGACGACGGCAAGTTGGAACACGCCGATGTTCGACGGCGTCACCGGCACCGCGGCGGTGAAGTTCACCGCGAAAAGGACCGCGGCCGAAGCAGCGAAACCGGCCAGGTGATCCAGCCCCAGGGCGAACATCAGGGCCCAGCAGGAGAGCAGCTGGATCGCCCACGCGGTGAACTGGAGCAGCACCGCCGGGATTCCGTTTCGGGGATGGCGGAACACGGTCAGACCGCGTCGCACCTGAAGCATCACCCCGTGCATCGCGTCGGCGAACCGGGCCAGCCTGCCTTCCCCTCCACCCCTGCTTCTGAGCAGCGACGGGGTGACCACAACGGCGACCAGGAGCAGCGGGGGAATCAGGCTGAACAGCAGGACCTGCCTGGTCGAGTTGTTCTGGAACAGCCCGTCGAAACTCGACAGCACGATCACCGCCAGGACGACCAGGGCAAGAATGTTGAACATCGTCTGCGACACGATCGTCCCGATGATCACCGGCAGGGACTCCTTGGCCCGACCGGTGTGACGGGCGAGGCTGAGGGCACGAGCCGGCTCCCCCATGCGGGCCGGCAGCGTGGCGGACATCAGCACCCCGATCATCGTCGCTGAAGCGAAGTCCCGTTGTCTCAACTTCGAGCCGGGCAGCGCCGACCGGGCGATCAGCTGCCAGGACCCGGCCCGCACAAAGAGCGATGCGGCCATCAGCACCAGGGCGACCAGGACCCAGGAGAGGTCGGAACGGACGATCGCGGCAGCGACCTGGTCGACGCCGATCTTGCGGGCGGCGATCACCGAGAGGCCGACTCCGGCCAGGCCGACCGCCCCCATGGCCAGCTTGCGGGCGATCGTCCGACGGCCCCTCATGGCCCGGACCGGTTCCGGATCGAGCGAGGGCAGCCGGACCGGCGGCTCCGGCGGAAATCCGTCGCTGGTGACCACGCCGAGCCGTCGGCTGATCCGTTCCGTGGCGTCGGCCGGGGCGGGAACCTCGATCGCCCGTTCATAGACCCTGGTCACCTGGTCCGCGACCGTCTCCCACGCGTACCGGCGGGAACTCTCACGGGCATTGGCGGCCATGCGACTCAGCTGATTCGGTTCGTGGTGGGCTCGCTGCAGCTCCTCGGCAAGCGCCTGCGGATCACCGGGAGGAACCAGCACACCATCCACCCGATCGGTGACCACGTCCGAGTAGCCGGCGATTCCCGAGGCGATCACCGGAGTGCCCGCGGCGAACGCTTCGGTCAGAACCATGCCGAAACTCTCACCGGAGAGCGACGGGGCGCAGAGCACATCGGCCTCGGCCAGATGGCGCCACAGTTCCGGCTCGGTGACCCTGCCGTGAAGATCGAGATGCTGTTCAAGCTCGGGGTGGGCGAGGATCCGCCGGACGTCCTCCGGATCGGCACCGACCACGGCGAGCCGGGCCGGCACGTGATCGACCAGGGCGTCGAAGGCGCGAAGCAGGACGGGCAGGCCCTTGCGTTCGTCGGGCCTGCCGACAAAGAGCGCCCGCAGGTGGTCGGCGTCGGTCGCCGCGATCTGCGGGGCCGCGTTCACGTCGACCCCGTTGGGGATGATTGTGTAGTTCCCGCCGTACCAGCGGCGGCCGGTCCAGGCGGCCGCCTCGGACACCGCGATCCGGGCGGAGAGGCGGTTCAGCGTTCGCTGTGCACCGGCCATCCGGGCGAGAAGGTGCGGCAACGGCCTGGTCGAGTAGGCGTGGAAGGTTCCCACCACGGGGACCTCGCTCGAGAGGCAGGTGTCCCAGCCGTTGAGTGGGGTGGTCGGCTCGTGGAGGTGAACCACGTCGAAACCGCCCTCCGCGATCGCCCTGCGGGTGCGTTCGATCGTTTCGGGAAACATCGGGATGTTGGAGATCGACCCGTTTGCGCCGATCCCGACCGTCCGCCCGACCGGGATCACGTAGTCGGGCATCTCCACCTCTTCGGCGGGAGCACGGTGAAGCACCTTCGAGAGGCGATCGGCGGGATCGAATGGGGCGATGACACGGACGTAGTGGCCCCGGTCCATGAACTCCGAGGCCAGCGACTGGACGTGCCGATTCACTCCACCCTGATAACTCCACGAATAAGGGGTGACGAGGGCTATTCGCACGGACTCCACAGCATAGAGCAGCGGCCCGCGGACAATCGGGGCTGGCCGCCGTTCCGGGACGGCGGGCCGATATCGTGGCTCCCTGGTGACAGTTCGCTCATCCCTCCCGATCCCGATCCTCGCCGAGGCCGGATGAACCCGGACGGCCCCTCCCCCGCACCCCCGGACCGGTTCAGGACCGGCGTCGCCCCGGTCAACGGGGTCGAGATCGCCTTCGACGAGTTCGGCGACCCTGCCGACCGTCCGCTGCTGGTGGTCCCGGGACTTGGCACCCAGCGGGTCTACTGGCACGAGGATCTCACCCGGATGCTGGCTGAACGCGGTCTCCGGGTCATCCGGATGGACAATCGTGACACCGGGGAGTCGACCATCCTCTCGGATCTCGGCACCCCGCCCTGGATACCGATGATGCTCGGGCTCCCGATCGGACTCAGGTACCGGATCTCGGACATGGCCCGGGATGCGGTCGGTCTGCTCGACCATCTCGGCGTCGAACGGGCTCATCTGGTCGGATTCTCGATGGGCGGAATGATCAGCCAGAAGGTCGCGGTCGATCACCCCGGCCGGGTCGGCTCACTCTGCTCGATCATGTCCAGAACCGGCCGGCTGAGCGATTCGCTGCCCGGTGGACGTCAGCTGCTGGCCCTGATGCGACGTGCGCCGACGGTCCGGGACGAGTACCTGACCTACACCGAGGCGCTCGGTGCGGTGATCGGCTCCCCCGCCTACCCGCAGAACCCCGAGCGACTGCGCGAGATCGCAACCGAGGCGTTCCGCCGCGGCCTCCATCCGGACGGTACGGCCCGTCAGCTTCACGCGATCAACGCCCAGCGGGATCGCGCCCGGGCCCTGAGCCGGGTCGAAATCCCCTCGCTGGTGATCCATGGTTCGGCCGACCGGCTGGTCTTTCCCCGCGGAGGACGTCACACCGCCGACGTGATTCCGGGATCCAGGCTGCGGATCTACGAGGGCATGGGGCACGACCTGCCGGAACAGCTCTGGCCGCGTTTCGTCGACGAGATCGTGTCGAACATCGCCCGGGCAACCCGCTGACCGGCCCGGTCTCGCACCGGCCGATGCCGGCCGGCCGGGTGGCGCTGCCCCGCCGACCCGCCCGACCGGTTCTCCATATCCTTGGTGACCCCTCATGAGCAAGCCCGGCAGCCCCGACAACCCGCTCCGCGTCGCGATCATCGGCGCCGGCCCTTCCGGCTTCTACGCCGCCGACCAGTTGATGAAGGACCCGGAGGTACATGTGCGGGTGGATCTGTTCGACCGGCTGCCGACCCCGTACGGACTGGTCCGGGGCGGGGTCGCTCCGGACCACCCCAAGATCAAGTCGGTGATCCGGGTCTACCAGCGGACCGCGAGGAAGGACGGGTTTCGTTTCTTCGGCAACGTCGAGATCGGCCGGGACCTGAATGTGGAGGACCTCGAGCGTCACTACCACGCGATCATCTACACCTTCGGCGCGGAAGCCGACCGGGAGCTGGGCATCCCCGGCGAGGACCTCCCGGGCTCCCACGCCGCGACCGCTTTCGTCGGCTGGTACAACGCCCATCCCGACTTCGCCCACCGTGACTTCCGGCTCGACCGGGTGAAACGTGCGGTGGTGATCGGCAACGGAAACGTGGCACTCGACGTCGCCCGGATGCTGTCCCTGGACGAGGAAACTCTCCGGCAGACCGACATCGCCGACCATGCCATCGCGAAACTCGCCGCCAGCACGATCGAAGAGATCGTGGTTCTGGGCCGCCGCGGCCCGGCCCAGGCCGCCTACACAAACCCCGAGATCCGCGAGCTGGGTGAGCTGCCGGAGGCCGACGTGATCGTCGATCCGGCCGAGGTCGTGCTCGACCCCGCATCGAGCAGTTGGCTGGAGTCGGATGAAGCCGACCAGGCAACCCGGAACAACGTCGAGATCGTCCAGGACTACTCCCGACGTGAACCGCAAGGCAGGCGGAAGCGGATCATCCTCCGCTTTCTCTCCTCCCCGGTCGAAATCCGGGGCGGTGACCGGGTCGAGAGCGTTCTGATCGGCCGCAACGAACTGGTGGTCGACGAGGGGGCCCTGCGGGCCCGCGACACCGGCGGCCGGGAGGAACTCTCCTGCGAGCTGATCATGCGTTCGGTCGGCTACGTCGGCGTACCCCTGGACGGGGTTCCGTTCGATCAGCGACGCGGGACGATCGTGAACGACCACGGGCGAGTGCTCGACGCACCCGGGGGTGATCCCCTGACCGGGCACTACACGGCGGGCTGGATCAAGCGGGGACCTTCCGGCGTGATCGGAACCAACAAGCGCTGCGCCACCGAGACGGTCCAGCACCTGCTTGCCGACGTCGAAGCCGGGCGCCTGCTCGACCCGCAGCGGACCGACCCGGACTCGATCGATTCCCTGCTCACCGAACGACGGGCCAACTTTGTGACCTTCGGTGAGTGGGAGGAGATCGACCGGATCGAGGTCGCCCGGGGCGAGCCTCACGGCCGGCCCCGGATCAAGTTCACCCGGGTCGAGGAGATGCTGGAGGCCGGTCGGGCTGCTCCCGCCCCCGACCCGGAAAATCCCAACACGGAGAAGGAGTGAGTCGATGGCGGCTGACCTGATCGAGCTCAAACGGATGATCGAGGGCGCCCTGCCCGGATCGAGCGCCGAGGTGTTCGACGAGACCGGCACCGGAGATCATCTCCGGGCCGAGGTGCGGGCCCCCCAGTTCGACGGACAGACCCGGATCAACCAGCACCGCATGGTCAAGGCGGCGGTGCGGGAACGGTTCGATGACGGAACCATCCACGCTCTGACGATCAAGGTGCTGGAGTAGCATCAGGGCCATGGCTGACCAGGAGCTGACCGACCGCGTCAAGGAACTCATCGCCGAAAACCCGGTGCTTCTCTTCATGAAGGGCACCCCGGCCGCACCCCGCTGCGGCTTTTCGATGCGCACCGCCCAGATCCTGGAACAGACCGGGGTCGAGTACGGCGCGGTCGATGTGCTCCCGGCCCTGCAGCCGCTGCGCGAGGTGACCAGCGAGATCTCCGACTGGGAGACCTTCCCGCAGCTTTACGTAAACGGCGAGCTGGTCGGCGGCTGCGACATCGTCGAGGAGATGTTCGACAACGGCGAGCTGGCGAAACTGCTCGGAATCAAGCAGCCTGCCCCGGCCGCGGAAGCCCCGGCCGGCGATGGCGACGACGGTTACTCGAGCCTGCCGATGCAGATCGAGGGCAGCTGAGCCGACCCGGACCGGCCCCCGGCCGGTCGGGAATGCGAGCCCGGGTCAGACCGCAGCGGTCTCGGCGTCGTCCTTCACCTGGAAGGACGATCCACAGCCGCAGGCGGCAACCACGTTCGGGTTGTTCACCTGGAAGCCGGCTCCGGTCAGACCGTCGACGTAGTCGACCTCGGAACCGAACACAAACTGCATGCTGACCTTGTCGACGATCACCGACACTCCGCGGTGCTCGAACTCGAGGTCTTCCTCGGTCTTGGTGTCGAAGGCGAGGGCGTACTGGAACCCGGAGCAGCCTCCGCCACGAACGGCGATCCGCAGGGCCTGACGATCCGGGCCATCCTGATCCCCGATCATCTCGGCGATCCTGGTCGCGGCGGTCTCGGTCAGGGAGATTGCGGAATCCGATGCTTCAGCCATGTCCCAAGAGTAGCGGTTGGGAACGGTGGCCACGACTCCGTCGCCGGGAAGCGGCGAGAGCGGGTTGATCCGGTACCGGTCTGATAGAAACAGGGCGTGCCCGCGGATCCAGCCATCGCTCTGGTCACCGACTCGACCGCTTCGCTCTCGGACGAAGACCGCGAACGCCTCGACGTGGCCGTGGTCAGTCTCTACGTGGTGCTCGATGGTGAGCAGCAGCGTGAAGACACGATCGAGGACTATCCCGCCTTCTATCAGGCGGTTCTCGACAGCCCCCGCCAGACAACCACCTCCCAGCCGTCGGTCGGTGACTTCACCGACATCTACCTGCCGCTGCTGGAGGAAGGCCGGGAGATCATCTCGGTCCATCTCTCCAGCGGCATCTCCGGCACCTGCGAAGCGGCCCGGCAGGCAGCCACCGCCCTGACCGAAGGTGGCCGTGGCGGTGAGCGGATCCACGTGGTCGACTCGAGAACGACTTCCGGGGGGCTTGCCTTCTGCGTGCTCGCGGCCGCCAACGGGATTCGGGCGGGAGAGTCCGTCGGGGAGATCATCGAGCGGATCGAACGGACCAGGGACGGGATCGACACCCTCTTGATGGTCGACACTCTGGACTACCTGCGCAAGGGCGGTCGGATCGGCAGCGCCCAGGCCATGATCGGTGGCGCTCTGAAGATCAAGCCCCTGATCAAGCTTGAGGAAACCGTGAAACCGGTGGACAAGGTGAGAACCTCCGCCCGGGCGATGGAGAAGATGCGCGAGTACGCCCGCAAAAAGGCCGCCGGGGGCGAAGAGATCACCTGGACGGTCCAGCACATCCAGCGACCCGAGGTGGCGGCCGACCTCGCCGCCTGGTGTCGGGAGGCCTTCCAGTGCGAGGGCGCGTTTCTCGACGAGATGACCGTCGTCCTCGGGGTCCACTCCGGTCCGGGCACGGTCGCGATCGGCACCGTGCCAACCGAGCTGGTCGGATCCAAGTTTTGAATTTCGCGGTCACCGCGATCGGGCGGGACCGGCCCGGTATCGTCGCCGCGATCACCGGGGCACTGCTCGACGCAGGTGGCAACGTGGACGACTCCCAGATGTCGATCCTCCACGGGCACTTCGCGGTGATGCTGATCGCGAACCTGCCGGCGGATGGCCCCGACGACCCGGCCCTGGCCGGACTTCGGGAGGAGCTCGACCGGGTCGGGCGGGAGTTTGACCTTGGCGGGATCACGATCAGTCCGGTGTCCGGACTTGAACGCGGGGCCGATCCGACCCACCTGTTGACGGTGTACGGAGCCGACCGGCCCGGGATCGTCCACGACACCGCCCGTCTGCTGGCCGGACTCGGGATCAACATCACCGATCTCCGTACCCGCCGGACCGGCACCGCGGATTCACCGCTCTACACGCTGATGATCGAGATCTCCGTCCCGGCCGGGGCCGAGGATCGACTCACCGTCGATCTGGCCGAACTTGGCGCGACCGGAGACGTGGAGGCCCACCTCTCCCGACTCGAAGCCGACGTTCTCTGAACGGCAGGGACCGTTTTCGCGATGGCTGTCCGCAAGGTCCTCACCTATCCGGATCCGATGCTGAAGCAGCTCTGCGCCCCGGCCCAGCCGGAGGAGGTGGAGCCAGTGGTCCTGGACCTGCTCGACACGATGAACTCGTTCGACCACTGTGTCGGACTGGCCGCACCCCAGATCGGCCATCCGGTCCGGATCGCTGTGGTGGACATCACCGGTCACCCGCGGGCGAAGGACCCGCAGGGGCTGATGGTGATGGTGAACCCGCGGATCGAGTGGCGCTCCGAGGGCAGCAAGGTGAGCCGTGAGGGCTGCCTCAGCCTCCCGGACCTCACCGCCAACGTCCGTCGCCCGCGCAAGGCGGGGGTCAGCTTCAGCGGCATCGCCACCGACCAGCGGATCTCCACCGCGGAAGCCGCCGCTCCGGACAGTCACCGGCCGCAGCGGGTCGAGCTGGCCTCGTTCGAGGCCCGCTGCGTGCTCCACGAGATCGACCATCTCGACGGGATCCTCTTCCTCGACCGGGTCGCCTCGATCACCGACGACCTCTTCCGCCGCCAGACCTACAGCTAACCCCACCCCCAACCGTTCTGGAGCCGATAGTGGAGCCTATGCCGCCTAAATCGGCTCCAGAACCAAACTCCGTCTGCCCCCAGCCGTTCTGGAGCCGATAGTGGAGGCTATATCGCCTAAATCGGCTCCAGAACGGTTCACGGGGATAGGCGGGTGGTCCGCAGGGACCTCCTGCGTGGATGGATGCAAGGAATCGGCCGAGCGGGAGCAGCGAACGTACTTCGGTACGTGAGCAAACCCGTGAGGTCGATGACGCCGCAGACGCCGCGCAGGTGGTTCCTGCGGACCGCCCGCTAGCGGCGGCGGCGGAGGGCCATTAACCCCCCGATCACGAAACCGGTGGCGACCGCGGCGACGGTGATCTCCTTGCGGTGCTTGCGAAGCTGGCCGCGCCAGTCGGTGAGGTCGGTCACCTTGTTGCGGAGCTGATCGACCGACTGGCCGAGCTCGGCCCGCTGGGCCTCGATGTCGGCCCGGATCTGGGCGGCCGTTCGCTGTGGTGGCGGCGTGTAACCCCGGGGGGAGTTGCCCGAGTAGGCGGTACCGGGAATCGGTGTGCCGGCCCGTCCGGCCGACCCCACGGGCGGGGTCGGGGCGGTTCCGCCGGCATCCCTCACCACGGGTGGGGGTGACGGCTTTACGGGCTCGGGAGCAGGATCGGTGCTGTCGGACCGGGTCCGGTCTGGTTCATCACTCATTGCTCGTCTCCGGAGGTGAGCAGGGCTTTGGTCTTCTGGGCTTCATCGATCGCATCGGTGGGAATCGGGGGGCCGGTCTTCTCGAACGAGTTGTAGGCGAACCAGCCCGCCCCGGCCGCGGCCGCAAACAGGACTACCGCCACCAGCAGATACCCGGCCCAGGCACCCCAGCCAAACAGTGCCGACAGGCCGAGTGAAATGCCATGGAGCAGCATCACGAGGCCGAATACGGCAACCACCCCGGCGACCACGGCAACCACGCCGCCGCGGGCGAGGGTAGTGAGCTTTTCGCTGACCTCGGTCTTGGCCAGCTCGATCTCTTCCCGGATCAGGACCGAGGTTCGCTCGGAAACCTCGAAGACGAGCTCGCCGATCGTCTTTTCCGCGTCCGGCCGGTTTGGGTCGTACCCGGCCACGGCTACTCCGGCGGCTCCTCGTTGAACATGCGCCGGTAGGCGATTGCTGCGACCCGCGAGGCCAGCAGGCTGGCGAGCGCGCCGATCAGGGTGAGCATCGCGCTCCAGGTCAGTCTTCTGACGATCTCGTTGTCCATTCGTGCTCAGGATACCCGGAGCACGGCCGATACCCCGGCTCGCCCGGTCTGCGGGCGCCGGCTACCGGGTTTCAGCGCGGCTCGAGGCCTTCGCAGATCGTGCGCAGGAGCAGTTCCCGGGCCGACTCGAAGTCTTCATCCTCACCCGGGATCACCTCGAAGATCCAGCCCGAGAGGAGCTGCTCAATCGCCCCGTAGAAGGCCATGGCGGCGAAAACCGGGTCGATGTCCTCACGGAAGGTGCCGGATCGCTGACCCTCGGCCACGATCGCCGCGATCCTCGCGTAGGCGGCGTTGATCTCGTCGAGATGGGTCCGCCCGAAGGAGTTGGCCGCCCGGGTCACCTCGACGATGATCACCTTCATCAGGTCCGGGTCGTAGCGGTAGGAGTCGATGATGAACCCGGCCACCACCCCGAGCTTCTCGCGAGGCGATGAACCGGACTTGCCGGCCTCGTCGATCGCCTCGATCAGCAGTGACCAGCGCTGGCTGAACAGCTCGTTGAGAACCTGTTCCTTGGAATCGAAGTAGTGGTACACGAGGCCGTAGGCGACATCGGCCTCGTCGGCGATGTCGGCCACCCGGGTCGAGTGAAACCCCTGCCGGGCGAAGACCCGGACAGCCGCGTCGAGGATCTGACGCCGACGCTCGGGAGCCGCCTCACGCCCCACGGAGCCCTCCGACAGGCGCGGTGCCACGGTGCGGCGGGCGGGTCCGGCGGATGTTCCTGGCAGGTGCGGCAGACATTTGGTTCGGGATCTCCGAGTTGGTTGATTGACTCGTCAATCGGTCGCCGGATTATAGGTGCCGGAACGAAGAACGGGCCGACCCCTTGCGGCGCCGGCCCGTTTCAGTCTGCCTCTGTCTCGGGCGAGCCGGTGCTACCAGCCCTTCTTCACCGCCTGCGCCCCGCCGTTCAGGTTCTTGACGTTGAGGCCGGGGGAGGCTTTCTGGTCGGCCGCACAGAACCGGTCGGTGACCCAGCCCCCGTTCGAGAACAGCTTGGTCTGGTCGTTGAAATGGGGCGAGGACTCGTCGGTCGCCGCCTGGGAGTAGGTCAGGATGTTCTTCACATCCGGGCACTTGCTCCCGTCCATGTTGGCCATGAC includes these proteins:
- a CDS encoding TetR/AcrR family transcriptional regulator, coding for MGREAAPERRRQILDAAVRVFARQGFHSTRVADIADEADVAYGLVYHYFDSKEQVLNELFSQRWSLLIEAIDEAGKSGSSPREKLGVVAGFIIDSYRYDPDLMKVIIVEVTRAANSFGRTHLDEINAAYARIAAIVAEGQRSGTFREDIDPVFAAMAFYGAIEQLLSGWIFEVIPGEDEDFESARELLLRTICEGLEPR